CGACAGCTTCAGGAggcgccgcgccacctccccggAGCTCGGCCGGGCCGCCGCGTCGCGCCGGACGCACCTCTCGATCAGCCTGACCATCATGGCCACGGCATCCTGCGGGCAGCTCCCCGCCGGCAGCGCCGGGTCCACGAGCTCCTCCAGCCTCCGCAGCactgcgtcgccgccgccgtcgagctcctcAACCAGCTCCCGCAGCGCGGCGAACGGGTCGCCCACGCCGTCCCCCACCAGCTCCTCGGCGTCCTTCCCCGTGACGAGCTCCAGGAGCACCACGCCGAGCGAGTACACGTCGGCCTTGGGCGACACCACGCCGTGCTCCAGGTACTCCGGCGCGATGTAACCGCGCGTCCCCGCGATGCGGCTCGTCATCGTGAAcagcgcctcctcctcggcgccggcgccggcgccggcggtggcgcccgtgatggcccgcgccgcgccgaagCTCCGGAGCTTGGCACGGggcccgtcgccggcgaggggcaCGCTGCCGCTGCTCACGTCCATGTGCACGCACGGCGGGCGCGCGTACTCGTGCAGGTACCGGAGCCCCTCGGCGACGTCGAGCGCGACCTGCACCCGCTGCGCCCAggtcagcggcggcgccgccgcgccggcgccggccgcgaggAGGCGGTCCCGGAGCGCGCCGTGCTCGGCGTACTCGGTGACGAGGTACCACCGGCCGTGGTGGTGGCAGAGGCCGACGAGGCGGATCAGGTTGAGGTGGTTGACCTTGCGCATGATCTCCACCTCCGTCGACACGTCCCGGTCGACcacctcgacggcggcggcgtcgccgttgAACGCCGCGCTGTACAGCGACCCGCCGCCGATGCGGCGGTCCGGGCTGAAGTTGTCGGTCGCCGCCCGGAGCTCCGCGTAGGTGTACACCTTCAGCGAGGACTTGATGTCCGTCACGGAGAGGCTCGAGAACGCCTCGCTCGTGGAGAGGGagaactcgccgccgccggtgaagccCGACGGCGTTGTGTTCGTGTCGCTGCCTTTGCCTTTGCCGTCCTTCTCGGCCAGATCGTCGGCGTCCAGAGCGGCGCcggctcgcctcctcctcctcgccttcaCGGCAAGCACAGCTCCGGCGGAGGCAATCGCAGCGacggcagccaccgccaccgcgacgccgatGTAAACCCCGGCATGGCCGCCGCTCTTCTTGCCCGGAAGAGGCGcgaccaccggcggcggcggcgggggcggcggcggcgtctggaTCCGCGACACGTTAGGCTGGGCGCTGACGGGGATGAGCAGGGTGGTGTAGGGGAATATGGTGTACGGCGGCTGGAGCCGGTTGGCCTCCTGGATGGTCTCGACGGCGACGCCGAAccgcgcggccacggcggtgACGTCGTCGAGCTCGGCGACGAGGTAGCTGACCAGGAAccgcgccccggcggcggcctgcgcggagGTCGGGCACGCGCACCGGAGCGGCACGGGGAGCGGCTGGCTGGCGTTGAGCGTctccggcgcggcgccgcgcagCGCCTGCGCCTGGAGCGCCTGGCACGACGACAGGCCCTGGAAGGTGTTGTTGGCGATGATGAGCAGCGTGTCGCCGGGGCGGACGACGTAGGTGGCGTTGCGCTGGTAGAACCGGCCCTCCGGCGTGGCCGTGCACGCGCAGGTCGCCGGGACGAGCACCCGGGTGCCGTcggcgagcggcgccgccgcggggacgccgttggccgcggcgaggcccgcggcgtcggcgccgaGCAGCGCCGCGACGGAGGCGAGGGTGCGGTAAGGGGGGCGGGCGTTGAAGGTGAGGAAGGCCGGGCAGgacggcgcgccgccggcgccgcagaaGTAGCCGAGCAGGCCGGAGGCGTTGTGCTGgttggggcagtcggcgatcgCCGAGCCGTAGGGCTGCTGCGCCCGGACCCGGAgatgcggcggcgcgagccCGCCGGAGGCGAGGAAGAGGAGCACGAGGaacagggaggaggaggaggctgtcacagcacaggaggaggccatggCTGCTGCAGCTAGCCTTGCCGGAGCTTGGCTTCTGACGAAGCTGCTATATCGGGGACAGGTCATGGGGGTCAAAGTCAAAGTCAAACTCGAGCTTGGTAGGgtgcagggttcaccaaaccggtacGGCCCGGTTCCGATTTGAGTCGGTACCAAACCagctcaaattcaaaattcaaatttgaatttaaaaaaatgaaaattctcaaaaaattcctaaaaatacttcaaggtgcgacgaatctaatgatgtcaaattttctcaaaaattcgttcatttagtatagtttgcgggaatttgaagttaaacaaaaaacgtacatataaaagtatacaaatacaatgtaaaagtagtacaaaagggggttggagggttcatttagactaaaatatgttatacaaacatttatttagtatactttgcgggcatttgaatttaaacaaaaaaagaaaaaaaattgaatttcgCCGGTTagcagtcaaaccggccggtaaaccggtcaaaccgaccggtaagccGGTCCGAACCGATTGCACGGcggtttttgaattcaaatttaaatttgaccggttccgaccggcttccggccaaaccggaccggtataccggaaccggactCCACCGGTTTGGCCGCACCGGTCGGTAAGTTAAACCCTGGTAGGGTGTTATACTTGGCTTCTCTTGTGACTGTGCAGATGGTGGCTACACTAGAATGAATCTGATGAAGTTTTCAAATTTCATCTTTTCAGCACAAAAAATTTCTGAAGATATGGTATGATATGACTCGGCAACCGGAGAGGCGGAGAATGGAGAGGAAAAGGTCAACCTCTCGAAACAGGGAAgatttttctccttctcgcCTATCTCGAAGAGATCGAATTGAAAAGCTTTGAGTTCAAAATTTCTGAATTCCATGGAAAAAGGCAAAATTTGCCACAGGACACCGTTATTTTGTGGCTTTTGCTAGGAACCATCAAAAATTTGTGTCGCTGCTGAAAGACACTAGAAAACCTGATCCATTTGCTCAAAGACACCGCCGGCAATACtttaatcaatttaattggAAAGCAATGGAAAATGACAATCGTAACCTTCCTGCCCTATCCTCTGCCACGGCTCTTCCTCCCGCGGAACCATTGCTCGTGAACAGGCGGCGGCGATTCTTCCCGGCGGTCGGCCCCTACCGGCGGTGGCCACGCTTGCAGTACAGCAGTAGGCATCCCTTATATGCAGCCCTCCTCACTTCCTCAGCGTGTAGCTCTCCCCGGCGTGGAGCCCAACAGATGCCCTCTCCTCCCCGGTGCGCACCCCTCGCCGAGTGCTAGAACGGGTCGGCCATAGCCCCTGATGCCCCATTGCCGCATCTCGCTCGTGGTCTCCGAGAGGAAGCAGCGGGAAAAGTCCATCGGAAGAGAGAGGGCCTCCGCTAGGGCCACGTGCCGGGAAGAGCTGCCGCTGGATGTGTTCGCCGTCGAACGGCAGGGGAAGAGAggaactgccgccgccgctggacgcGTCTTTGATGGAGGGTTCGCCGCTGGAGCTGCGAGTTAGTGCTCCCTGTGTAATGGGAGGGGTGGAGAGGGGTCTTGCCCCATAGCTGTGGGCCCGCCCGCCGCTTGGCTTGGACGCCGCCAATAtctggtcgccgccgcctgttCCGGGGGAAGCTAGGAAGTAGGCTTGCGTGAAAGGATAAGGAAGCGGGGGCAAACTTGGCATTCCGTGTGGCTATCTAATTAAACTGAGTAAAATAATATGGGTAATGTCTCACAGCAAAGATACACATTTGAGTAGTGTCTTCTAGCAGTGGTGATCTTTTTTAATGGTTGGTGGCAAAGGTCACCATTTAACAGTGTCTCCGGACAAATTTTACCATGGAAAAACGAGGGGCGCTGT
This genomic interval from Panicum virgatum strain AP13 chromosome 8K, P.virgatum_v5, whole genome shotgun sequence contains the following:
- the LOC120644695 gene encoding lysM domain receptor-like kinase 4 is translated as MTCPRYSSFVRSQAPARLAAAAMASSCAVTASSSSLFLVLLFLASGGLAPPHLRVRAQQPYGSAIADCPNQHNASGLLGYFCGAGGAPSCPAFLTFNARPPYRTLASVAALLGADAAGLAAANGVPAAAPLADGTRVLVPATCACTATPEGRFYQRNATYVVRPGDTLLIIANNTFQGLSSCQALQAQALRGAAPETLNASQPLPVPLRCACPTSAQAAAGARFLVSYLVAELDDVTAVAARFGVAVETIQEANRLQPPYTIFPYTTLLIPVSAQPNVSRIQTPPPPPPPPPVVAPLPGKKSGGHAGVYIGVAVAVAAVAAIASAGAVLAVKARRRRRAGAALDADDLAEKDGKGKGSDTNTTPSGFTGGGEFSLSTSEAFSSLSVTDIKSSLKVYTYAELRAATDNFSPDRRIGGGSLYSAAFNGDAAAVEVVDRDVSTEVEIMRKVNHLNLIRLVGLCHHHGRWYLVTEYAEHGALRDRLLAAGAGAAAPPLTWAQRVQVALDVAEGLRYLHEYARPPCVHMDVSSGSVPLAGDGPRAKLRSFGAARAITGATAGAGAGAEEEALFTMTSRIAGTRGYIAPEYLEHGVVSPKADVYSLGVVLLELVTGKDAEELVGDGVGDPFAALRELVEELDGGGDAVLRRLEELVDPALPAGSCPQDAVAMMVRLIERCVRRDAAARPSSGEVARRLLKLSGVSAVSWRNSPESPRSSGSGKGLMY